Genomic DNA from bacterium:
GGTGCCGGCCTGGAAGGCCGTCTCGAGCGCTTCCTTGAATCCACGGGTCGCTCCGAACGCCGTTCGGACGTTCCCCCGGACGGCGAGGTTCATGCCCACGAAGCCCGCACCGTAGGAGGCCAGACATCCCCCTAGGAACGCGAGGGCCACACCCACGGCGAGGATGGGGTTCGAGTAGATCGGGCGATAGAGTACATAGAGCGTGACGGTGATGACCAGGATGAATAGCGACATGGTGCGGAACTGCCGGCCCAGGTACGCTTCGGCGCCTTCCTGGATGGCCGCCGCGACCGCCTGCATCGATGCCGGGCCCGGGCTGCGGCGGAGGACCCGGCGAATGAGCCACCACCCATAGGCCAGCGCACAGGCTCCGGCGCCGAAAACGAGCCAAAGCAGCGTCGACTCGAGCCCGCCGAAGGCCGGAAGGGCGATACCCGATTCGCTCATGCACGATCCTCCTTACGATCTCTTCGGATATCCCCCTCTGGCGCGTCCGAAGAAGGCCGCTCCCTATTATGGATTATCGCTGTTGGGGCGTCCCCATCATAGCAGGCACACACCGGTGATTCAAGTAGAAATCAAAAGGATGAGGTCGAAAACGCAAGGGTTTTGCCGTTAGATGCCTCTAATTGCAGGTTGGAGCCCCGGTTTCCCGTTCCTTGGGAGGAACCGGTCTCTCAGAGGCGCTGCGGCAAGAAGAAGCCGCTCGTCTCCTGGACGAACCGGAGCTGGGCATGCTCCGAGATCTCGTGGGTCCTGAAGAACCCCGAATTTACCTCGAGCGCGTACCGGAAGGGCAGATGAGGATCGTACAGGGGAAACTTGCTCGGGTCGTCCGAGGTGGGGTCGGCAGCCACCGGCATCTCCATTATCCGCACGATGTGCCAATTGGAGTCGATGAACGCAATGGCCAGAGGGATCAAGGTGTTCTTCATCCAGAACGATTCGCGCACCGGCGTGGGAAAGACGAACAGCATCCCCGAATCGGGATCCAAGATGTTGCGGCACATCAACCCGACCTCCTGGCGGTCGGGAGTGTCGGCGATTTGCACCCGAATGCGCGCGACGTGTCCGCCATCGGTCATGATGACGGTTCCGCCACGATAGGCAAAGAGGGGGACCGAGCAGGCGGATGCCCCCGCCGGCAGCGCTCCTCCGCCCGCCAGCGCCAGGGCCGCGGCCGCTACCACCGCCAGCATCCAAACCGCCGTTCGCATGTGCCCCACTCGCTTCTCCCGGTGGTTAGTGTACCACGGAGTTGAGCCAGGTGAGAATCAGAGGAACCGCCGGGTTCGGATCCGCATCCTCGACGTCCAGGTGGGAGAGCTCCGGGAAGATCTTGATCGTGACGCGATCGGGCGGGGTCGCGACACGGGTCCGGTAGAACTCGGTCTCCCGCGCGGAGCGGACCAATCCCCCTCCGGCGCCGATGATCAGCATCGGGAGCGCGGTGTCGCCGACGTGGGTCAGGCTCATGTACTGCTGCGCAAACGCATCGCTCGGCGCTAGCGTGGACGCGAGCCCGAGATCCAGCACGATCCGCCAGGGAAAGTACCACTCCGTAAAGTCTCCCCCTGGGAGGAGAATGGCCGACAGGAGCTTCTGGATCGAGACCCGAGGGCGGGGGGTCGACGCTCCCTCGGGGAGGCGAATGAGGGACTCGCCGGGCGCCGGGTATCCGCTGTGCAGATCGAGGAGCCCGCGGCGGTTGATGTTCGTGGGGTCCGGGAACCTCGCGAAGACGCCGATGGGCCGCTCCACGTTGGCCCGGATCAGCCTGTCGGGTTGCATCTCGTCCGAGAAGATGGCGGCGACGAGCGCTTCATTCGTGATCCGGAGCCCGCGCCGGGGGGGGAAAGGGAAATAACTCGCCGCCTTGGGTCGGAGGTACGCGTAGACGCTCAGGACGTCGAGGAGGATGCTGTCCTGTGTCCGAGCCAGATTCCGCGTCTTGGTAAAAGGCGCGGGCCGCCGCTTGGGATCGGCATCGGTCAGGGCGTCGATGCCGGGGATGCGGCCGAAGAACGGAACCCGAAGGCCGTGCAGGTACTGATCCCGCGTCAGATGGAGCGGCACCCGGACCGGGAGCCCATCGAGGAACAGCAGGCCTACGAGACGCCCGGCGCCGATCTCCGGGGCCGGTGCAGGGGACGTTGGGGATCCCGGGGTCGCGGCAAAATCATACCCGGCGTACGTGGCGGCCAGGATCCCGCCGAGGGAGTGGCCCCCGAGTACGACTCGGACAGCGGGATACCG
This window encodes:
- a CDS encoding DUF192 domain-containing protein → MRTAVWMLAVVAAAALALAGGGALPAGASACSVPLFAYRGGTVIMTDGGHVARIRVQIADTPDRQEVGLMCRNILDPDSGMLFVFPTPVRESFWMKNTLIPLAIAFIDSNWHIVRIMEMPVAADPTSDDPSKFPLYDPHLPFRYALEVNSGFFRTHEISEHAQLRFVQETSGFFLPQRL